AGTAAAGAAGAAGTTGATCGCCAGTTGGATGCGATTATGCTAAATATCTATCAAAATTGTCGCGATACGGCGGAACGTTACGGTAAGAAAGATAATTTAATGATGGGAGCCAATATTGCCGGTTTTGCTAAAGTAGCAAAAGCAATGTTAGCACAAGGACTTGTCTAAAGCTGGCAAACAGGTTGGTTTGTTGCGCTTTTCTTACAGTAAGTTACTTGAAAAAAAAGCATAAAAAACGTAAAGTAATACATGTATTAAATTTATCCATTTCAAGGAGGAGCTTAAATGTCACATATTAAATTTGACTATTCAAAAGTAGCACCATTTGTGAATGAACATGAATTAGGCTACATGCAAAGTCAAGTCACTGCAGCCCATGAAGCATTGCGTAACGGCACTGGTGCTGGAAGTGATTTCATCGGTTGGGTTAACTTGCCAACAGAATATGACAAAGAAGAATTTGCTCGCATTAAAAAAGCGGCAGAAAAAATCAAATCTGATTCAGAAGTATTAGTCGTTATTGGGATTGGTGGTTCATACCTAGGTGCCCGTGCGGCCATTGATTTTCTAAATCACTCATTTTACAACTACATGAATACAAATGACAAGTCAGCTCCACAAATTTTCTTTGCCGGCAATTCAATTTCTTCAACTTACTTGGCTGATTTAATTGAAGTTATTGGCGATCGTGATTTCTCAGTTAACGTTATCTCAAAATCTGGGACGACAACAGAACCAGCTATTGCATTTCGTGTTTTCAAAGAATTATTAATTAATAAATACGGTCAAGACGAAGCAAACAAACGTATTTACGCTACAACAGATAAAGAAAAAGGTGCGGTTAAAGTTGAAGCTGATGCGGAAGGCTGGGAATCTTTTGTAATTCCAGATGATGTTGGCGGACGTTTTTCTGTTTTAACTGCGGTGGGCTTATTACCAATTGCTGCTAGTGGCGCCGACATCGACGCTTTAATGCAAGGTGCAGCAGATGCGTCTAAAGATTATGCTTCGGATAAATTAGAAGAAAACGAAGCTTATCAATATGCTGCTATGCGTAATATTTTGTACCGTAAAGGTAAAGTCACTGAATTACTAATTAACTACGAACCAGGTATGCAATATTTCTCTGAATGGTGGAAACAGTTATTCGGTGAATCTGAAGGGAAAGACCAAAAAGGTATTTATCCTTCTAGTGCTAACTTCTCAACTGATCTACACTCATTAGGGCAATACATTCAAGAAGGACGCCGCAATATTTTTGAAACGGTAGTTAAAGTTGAAAAACCGCGTAAATCAGTGAAAATCCCCATAACAAAAGAAGATTTAGACGGATTAGGCTACTTGCAAGGTAAAGAAGTTGACTTTGTGAATACAAAAGCCTTTGAAGGTGTTTTATTAGCCCATACAGATGGTGATGTGCCAAACTTATTAGTAAAAATTCCAGAAATGGATGCATACACATTAGGCTATTTAATGTACTTCTTTGAAATCGCTGTTGGTATTTCAGGTTACTTAAATGGTGTTAATCCATTTGACCAACCCGGAGTAGAAGCCTACAAGAAAAACATGTTCGCACTCCTTGGAAAACCTGGCTTTGAAGAATTATCAAAAGAATTGAACGAACGTCTATAATCAGAAGACAAAAAAGACGGCTGCTAAAATGCAGTCGTCTTTTTTTGTCTGGTTACGAGCTTTTGAGCAATTAACGAGTAACTACGCGTCTTCTAAAACAACTGCTGTACCCATTACGGTTGGTAATGCTTTATCGGTTAGCGCAAAGCTTATTCCTAAAACAGCATTTGCTCCCAGTATCTCAGCACTTTTTTCAATATCTTTTAGCGCTTGATCTAGATATGTTGAGACGGCGGCAACAGCTCGAACTGGACGTAGTTTATCGTCAAAACCGTATACAATGCCCAAATCTTTAACTACTTTTTTACCGGGATAATACGAAAGGGTAGATGTAATCATTCTAAATCGCTCCAAACATAAGTTTTTAATTAGTGTAACAGATTAAAGAAAAAGTATCAGTAGCTAAAATAGAGGAAAAAAATATCATTTGATTTACAAACCGTGTTTTATATTTTGTCGATCAGCTCTTTAGGTTGTCATCTTGAATGCATTTGATTCTAGCGGCAGCTTTTGATGTTAATAAATCGTGATGCTAAAAGCAAATAACGTGGACGACAGGAATAAAACCTGCCTCTCAAAAAAGATAACTTATCGTCGCAAGTTACCTTTGAATAAAGCACCAAAACTCGCCCACTAAAAGAATAAACTAAAGATCGCTAAAAAACTTAATTCCTCCTTAAATCTTACAAAGTTATCCCAGAGGTGACAATTGTGTTAGGAAAACTAAGTCTAAAGTACGATACTTCTCTACTTGCAACCCGTTATGATAAATACATCAAGAAAAACAATTAAAGGAGTTGCAAATATATGTTAAAACGATTAATCAAAGGTGTAGTAGGCGTATCCGTAATTTTAGGTGTGTTAATTGGGGGCGCGGTAGTATTTTCAGATGATGCTTCTGGGGAGTTTGCTCAAATAGTTGATCGTGTGAATCCTTTTGTTAAAGAGGGGAATGTCTATGTGAAGACTACGCAGCCTGAAGAAGTAAATGGATACGGAACGGCTCGTTATCGTCAAGTGGCTGCTGATGAAAAAGGTAATAAACGCACAATTGAATTTTCAGGAATCTCAGAATTAAAAAAGGGTCACTATTTGAAATTGAAAAATAAAGGGGCTTTTGTCAAAACCTATGAAGAAGTCAAAAAAACCGATATTCCGCAAGCAGCCTTGGCTGTGATTGAGTGATGCTGAGTAAAGTAGCCAATATCGAGTAGATACTAACTAACAGGATACTTTAATCCTCGTGAAGTTTTAAATCATACGAATAAAAAAAGCTCCCAAAGCCGCAATTTTAGGCTTGGGAGCTTTACGTTTATAAAGACCGTTTCAAATTATTCTGGCGTGCCAATAACTTTAATGTAGTCATCAACATTTTTTATTTGCATATGTTTAATAACCAGTTGATTGCGTTGGTTGCGTTTGCCAGTGACTTTTAGTGTGTATTTATTATTAGGTAATCGAAAAATATAGTTAGAAAGATAGCGATCTTTAATAATTCCTTCGGTAATTTCACCATCTTTAGCCAATTTGATTAAGGATAGGCGCATAGGTTGTTCTTGTAAAAGGACAGTTTTTACTAGCAGCCCTTCGAATTCTTCCATTTTTTTTCACCTCATCTAAAATGTTCTTTCATCATTATAAAGGTTTTTGCACAATCCTGCATGAAAGAAGTTCAAAGAAAAATTCAAGTAAAAAAATATCTTACATGTATCATGTAAAATTAATAATGAACAAACTAGAATCAAGCTAAAATTAGCAGCTAAAAATTAATTCTGAACCTTCATTTTGGCTAAAAAGTGTTAAATTTTTTGTTGCAGTTTTAAAAAAGATAGCGATAATACTATTAAAAAAACAGCTCCCAATGGGAACTGTTTAGTATTTTATTTAGCAGGAAGATTAAGCTTCTTCTTCGCTACCTAAAAATTGTGTGACTAATGCCGCTAATACGCCACCGACAACCGGTGCACATAAGTATACCCAGTAGTGACTTAAAGCAGTACCACCAGCAAAAATTGCCGGACCAAAACTACGAGCAGGATTTAGAGATCCCCCCGTTAAGTTTAAGGCAACAATAATTAACAGTGCCAAGACAAGACCGATGGCAAAAGATGCTAACGCACCACTACCATATTTTTTACTAGTAGCCATAATAATAACAAAAATAAATAAGAAGGTAATTAGTGTTTCGACACCAAATGCCATACCTGCGCTAATTTCACTAAAGTCTGTTTGACCGTAAGAACCAGCAGGAACCTTCAACGCTTTGCCAAAGATACCGACAAAGAATGAAGCGACGATAGCACCAACAAATTGACTAATGATAAAAAAGATTGAATCTTTCCAAGAAACCCGTTTGTTAATTGCCATTGCAATGGTAACAGCAGGATTAAACAAGCCATTTGACAACGCACCGTGACCGACTGCTAAATCCATAATAGTAATCGTCAACCCGAATGCTAAACCAATCGCAAGTGGATCTGTTTTACCAACAACAACAGTGGCGGTTCCGACAAAAACCAACATGAAAGTGCCCATAAATTCACCAAAGCATTTTCTGAATAAAGCCATATTTTTTCATCTCCTTTCTATAAAGTTAATTATAGTAATAAAGTGGACGGCTGTAAAAAGATAGGCCCTATATACAAAAAAGAGAAGATGTGTTCAAATTAAAAGAAATAAATTCCGTGTTGTTTTTATTTATAGCGATAGTTATTTTTTAAAAAGTGTTTTCTAATTTAATTTTTGAAAAAAACATTCTTCTTTTACTATAATCTCTATTAATATTGTTTCATTTATAAATTGGTATTGGTTTTGATTGAAAGTGGGGAAGGAAGGTGAAAGACGGTTTGAGAAAAATTAATATCTGGGTAAGTAGCTTTATTTTGAGCTTTTTATTATGAAGTAAAAAAGAGAATAAATTATATTAGAAGTAAAATTGATAAAAAAATAATTTTGGTCTATATCGGAAACAAAAGAGTGGGAAAAATTAAAAAAATAAACAAAAAGCGTTTTCAAATTTAATTTTTTCTGTTATGATATACCTGAAATTAAGTGAGGGAGGTGTTATTAATGGAAGTAGAAGTTGGGAAAACATACTTATGCAAACCAGTCGGATTAACGAGCGAAGTCGCAGGCTTTGTCGAACATACATATACGAATACAGTCTTGATTTCAGTTACAGAATGTGAGCGTTGTGATCGACCTAAAGTGATTGAAGCGCAAAATCGCTTGTTGGTACGTTATGAAGATATTCGAGATATTGCGGTTGTAGCCTAATAAATGACAACTTTCTAGTCACGACTAGGAAAACAGGAATTGTCATTTTAAAAATTGAGTACAGTATGACTGCTGTATTTCATAATTAAAAAGGCAGCTGCGCCAAAGTTAGTTTGACTTTTGGCGCAGCTGCCTTTTTTTGCTTTAAAAGCAATCTGTAGGGTTAAGATAGAACTTTTCAACACGGCTTTTGAGCTTATTTACTTAACCAACTCCGATAACAAAGTTTAATAGCTTATCAGAATAAGTGACTTTAGTTTGTGCATCTTTAATAGTTTGATTTAACGTAGCCATTTGATCAGTAATAATGCCATCTACTTCGTAAAAAATCATCCGACTCATATCCTCACTACTATTTGGCGTCCAGACAAAAACCTTCTTGCCATCTTCTTTAGCAGAGGAAATGAAATTATGATTAATCGTCGAATATTCCATCGTTAGGAAATCTGCTTTTGTAATTGGTGGTCCTACCACGTTAAAAGGTAAAATATAGCCAACAGTAAGTTGAGGTACCTGTGTTTTCAAGGATTCAACAATTGAAAAAGATAGACTTTGCAGCATATGATGGTTTGAAACAATTTCATTTTGATACTTTTTCAAAAAAACTTGAACGATTGGTGCGGTATCTTTTTGTTGCGTCTTAATTTCGACTAATAATTTTTGGTTCAGGCGTTTTGCTTCCGCCAGATAAGAATCAAAAGTAGGGATTTTCGCAGTTTGATCATTTTCTTTTAAAGTCACTTTTTGAATTTCAGCAAGGGTCATTTTTTCCGGTGCTTGATTGACACCCCCTAAATTTTTCAAATTAAAGTCATGGATAACAACAAATTGATGGTCACTTGTCATTTGGATGTCCATCTCGACATAATCAGGATGTTGGCTTTGACTGGTTTTTTGTAAAGAAGCCAAGCTATTTTGAACACCATTGCCATCATCTACGCCACGATGGGAAATTGTAAGTGGAATTTTCGTAATTTCTTGATTGAGATAATCCATGTTGTACAAGCTAACACCAACTCCAAAAAAGACTGCAATTAAAATGAGTAAGGTATTTTTAATTCCTTCAAGGCGCGGATTAGGTAACGATTCTTGATAAAACCATTTAGGGATTTCTGGCAAGAAGCCTTCGTCGTTCATAAAATCGATAATAATATAAAAAATTCCAACCGTTGATAAAACCAAATTGACAAGTAAAAAAAATTGGAGCAACGTCATTGCAAAAACTGCACTAATTAACGCATAGTCGGGGAAAAATTCTTCAATCAAGGCTTGTGCTCCTACCACAATGGTAAAGCTAAGCCCGGTTATTAGTAAAATTGCACCACCAATAAATAAAAAACGACCAATAATGGCAAAAAAGCGCCGTTTTGTAATCAAAAAACTTTCCTTAAAGGCATCTCTAAAGGGACGATCACGTAAAATCATCTCTGGTAAAGCAAAGATTAAACGAATACCGATATAAATAAGAACAAGATAGCCCAAAACAAAACCTGAGATAATTAACAAACGGTTGGTAAAAATAAAATCCATAATAAAAGCAGGAATTTTAATGCGTGCTAATAAATCAGAATTAAAGCTCAAACCACCGATGGGTAAAATTAGTAAAAAGTAAAAAAGAAAAAAGATAAAAACGCTAGGCCGCAATTTTTTTAACTGAATCATCGTCATCCGTAACAGCTGTTTCAACGAAACGGGTTGCTTTTTCTCAATGAAGTACACACTTAAAAGTAAAAAGGTAAACTCAAAGAAAACCAACAATAAAATTAGCAGCAAGATGACCACTAATAAAAAAGTAACTGCTGGGTGTTGTGTCGCAATTCCACCTAAATTATCATAGGATAAATAATGAATCGCACCGCGTTTTAAAATAAATTTGGTTGAGCTGCTTAGAAGGGGAATGACAACAAATAAAATGAAGCCATGCATTAATAAGACATCACGAAAGTAAACATTTGTTTTGACTAAAAAATCCCAGGTATTTTTTACTGACTCTTTTAAATACTTCATCTTCATCACCTATCTCTATTGTAGCGGAAAAACAACTTTCAACAAAGAAAATAGAGCGGGTAAAAGTTAAATTGCAGATAAAAATGCCCCACTCAGAGTTAAGCTAAGTGGGGCATTTTTATTTCTAGCCAAGCAGTCCAGTCAAAAATGAACCGCCATAAATTAAAGCCATGCTGTATAAGAAAATAGATAGTGGTTTTGCTAATAAAATAATCCAAACGTATTTTTTAACTGAGATATTGGTAAGGCCGGCCATTAAACAAAGGGCATCATCAGGCGCAACAGGTAAGAAAATGGCTAGGGCAAACAATTTTTCAAAGCGGCTTTGATTATCTAACCAGCCAATATATTTATTATAAGTCTTGTCACTGATCATGCTTAAAATAAATGGTTTCCCGTAACGGCGTCCTAAAAGGAAAATAATGATTGAACCGATACAAATGCCCACATAATTGTAAACAAAACCAGCAAAAGGTCCAAAGATCAACACGCCTGCGGCACTAGAAATACCGCCGGGGATAATCGGAATGACAACTTGTAAAATTTGTAAGAGAATGAAGATGATCGGACCTAAAATAATCGAGTCACCGACTAATCCTCTTAGAGCGTTGATATCTTTAAAGACACCTAAATTGATAAAATATATCGTTAAGGCAATTGAAACTAAAATGCCTATAACAGAAATCGTATTAATAATTTTGCGAGAAAGAGCGATACTCATGGTCTCATCTCCTTTGTTTGATATACTAATATTATACAAGGAATTTTTTTATTTGCCCTGTGTTTTGACTGACAAAGAACAAACAAATTTGTAAGTTGGCTAATAAGTTTGAACCAACTGTATTATAAGAGCTTTTAATAAGAAAAGCTATCCTACTGAAGGCTGATTTATAAAAATTAAAGATTATTTGTTGCTTTTTAAATGTGTTTCTAGTTTACAGCTAAAAAAAATAGGTGTACACTCAGTTTGTCAAAAGTTTCGGTTAACCTAAAAAATAATTGAGTTGCATAGAAAAGAGTGATGAGATGAGTCATAAAAAAGAAAAATTAATTGAATACGCAAATGGACCAAGCTTAGAGGAAATCAATAATACAGTTGAGGTCCCTAAAAACGCTAGTTTCTTTCGCACACTGCTCGCTTATAGTGGGCCGGGTGCTTTAGTAGCTGTAGGCTACATGGATCCTGGTAATTGGATTACTTCAATTGCTGGTGGTGCAGAATACAAATATGCTTTGTTAAGTGTCATTTTATTATCGAGTTTGATTGCGATGCTGTTACAAAGTATGGCAGCAAAATTAGGAATTGTTACCGGACGCGACTTAGCCCAAGCAACACGGGAACACACATCGAAAAAGACCGGGTTTGTTTTATGGATTATTACTGAATTAGCGATTATGGCAACGGATATCGCCGAAGTAATTGGTGGTGCGGTGGCATTACAGTTATTATTTGGTCTACCTTTAATCGTAGGGGTTTTAATTACTACATTGGATGTTTTATTATTGCTATTATTGACGAAACTAGGTTTTCGAAAGATTGAAGCGATTGTTGCAGTTTTAATCGCAGTTATTTTCATGGTTTTTGCCTATGAAGTTGCGTTAGCACAACCGCAGCTCGGTGAAGTGTTACGTGGTTTTATTCCAGATCCCAAAATTGCCACCGATAAATCGATGCTTTTATTGGCATTGGGGATTGTCGGCGCAACTGTTATGCCCCACAACTTATATTTGCACTCCTCTATTTCACAAGCCCGTAAATTTGACCGCAACGATGAGGAAGAAAAAGCCAGAGCAATTAAATTTACCACTTGGGATTCCAACATTCAGCTGACTGTAGCTTTTGTAGTCAACTGCTTATTATTAGTATTAGGTGGAGCATTATTTTATGGGACAAACAGTGATTTAGGAAAATTTGTTGATTTATATGATGCTTTAAAAGATCCAAGTATCGTAGGAAATATCGCAAGTCCACTTTTAAGTACGCTCTTTGCTGTTGCGTTACTTGCTTCTGGTCAAAATTCTACTATTACCGGAACACTTTCAGGGCAAATTGTGATGGAAGGTTTCATTAATTTGAAGATGCCATTGTGGATGCGTCGAGTAGTAACACGTTTGTTAGCAATTGTGCCCGTTATTATTTGTGTCATTTTATATGGTGGTAGAGAATCTGCAGTTGAAGATTTGCTACTTTATACGCAAGTCTTTTTGAGTATTGCCTTACCGATTTCAATTATTCCATTAACAATTTATACGAGTGATAAAAAAATCATGGGTAGATTTGCTAACCCAACATGGATGAAAATTTTAGCTTGGGTGATCGCTATTGTTTTGACCGTTTTAAATCTGTTTTTAATCTACAGCACATTAACAGGTGCAAATGGGTAGAAAGGTGAGGAGTAATGAATACTTTTAAGTGTATTTTAGTAGCAGTAGATGATTCGAATGATTCAAAAAAAGCTTTTGAATATGCGTTAACATATGCAATGGAGCATCAAGCCTCTTTGACGATTACAACTATTTTCGAAATTAATCGCTTGAATGTGTACGAGTATCTAACGCCTGAAACAATTGCGCTGCATAAGCAAGATACAATTGCAATCGCGGAAAACTATCGTAAACAAGCATTAAGCAAAGGAGTAAAAGAGGCAACGGTTGTGGTCGATGAAGGAACACCGGCAACAGTTATTTTAGATAAAATTTTACCCGCGGTAAAACCAGACTTACTAATTTGCGGTTCCAAAAGTAAACCGAATCATGCCCCGCTAGTTTTAGGAAGTCAAGCTGCTTTACTCGCAAAAGGAGCAAGTTGTTCAGTTTTAATTATTCGCTAAAATAAAGTTGTGATAAAAACCACGATTTAAACGCCATTTATTTGTAATAAAATGGCCCACGTCTGCTGGTATAGCCGTAATAAAAAAGGTGAGACAAAAGTAAACTAACTTTTGTCTCATCTTTTTTTGATAGAAGGATTAAATTTAAACACCAGTGTTTCAACGAGTGATGTTATCATAAAGCCTGCGGCAATCGCACCGGCAGTCATAATGACAATTTTTAGATTATCTAACGATTTGGCAGAATCACCTAACACCAATTCACGAATGGCTTGATAAGCAGGACCGCCTGGAACTAGCGGCACCAAACTGGGGATGTTGAAAATAATCATCGGCATTTTAAGACGCCGCGAAAAAAAGATGCTGAAACAGCCAATCGCAATGGCAGCGACAAAGTTAGAAAAGCCTAATCCTTGCGCGTTTTGTCGTAATAACCAATACACCATCCAGCCGATGGCACCGGTTAAACCTGTTGCTAATAAGGAACGTTTGGGGATATTAGTGATAATACCAAAAGCTACAGTACTGATAAAACTAAAGAAAAAATGAATGCCATATAAGATCATGCGATACCACCTCCAAATAAAAGCAGCGTGGTCGCAATTCCAACAC
The DNA window shown above is from Enterococcus montenegrensis and carries:
- a CDS encoding glucose-6-phosphate isomerase, which produces MSHIKFDYSKVAPFVNEHELGYMQSQVTAAHEALRNGTGAGSDFIGWVNLPTEYDKEEFARIKKAAEKIKSDSEVLVVIGIGGSYLGARAAIDFLNHSFYNYMNTNDKSAPQIFFAGNSISSTYLADLIEVIGDRDFSVNVISKSGTTTEPAIAFRVFKELLINKYGQDEANKRIYATTDKEKGAVKVEADAEGWESFVIPDDVGGRFSVLTAVGLLPIAASGADIDALMQGAADASKDYASDKLEENEAYQYAAMRNILYRKGKVTELLINYEPGMQYFSEWWKQLFGESEGKDQKGIYPSSANFSTDLHSLGQYIQEGRRNIFETVVKVEKPRKSVKIPITKEDLDGLGYLQGKEVDFVNTKAFEGVLLAHTDGDVPNLLVKIPEMDAYTLGYLMYFFEIAVGISGYLNGVNPFDQPGVEAYKKNMFALLGKPGFEELSKELNERL
- a CDS encoding heavy metal-binding domain-containing protein; amino-acid sequence: MITSTLSYYPGKKVVKDLGIVYGFDDKLRPVRAVAAVSTYLDQALKDIEKSAEILGANAVLGISFALTDKALPTVMGTAVVLEDA
- a CDS encoding YxeA family protein; this translates as MLKRLIKGVVGVSVILGVLIGGAVVFSDDASGEFAQIVDRVNPFVKEGNVYVKTTQPEEVNGYGTARYRQVAADEKGNKRTIEFSGISELKKGHYLKLKNKGAFVKTYEEVKKTDIPQAALAVIE
- a CDS encoding MIP/aquaporin family protein, which produces MALFRKCFGEFMGTFMLVFVGTATVVVGKTDPLAIGLAFGLTITIMDLAVGHGALSNGLFNPAVTIAMAINKRVSWKDSIFFIISQFVGAIVASFFVGIFGKALKVPAGSYGQTDFSEISAGMAFGVETLITFLFIFVIIMATSKKYGSGALASFAIGLVLALLIIVALNLTGGSLNPARSFGPAIFAGGTALSHYWVYLCAPVVGGVLAALVTQFLGSEEEA
- a CDS encoding glycerophosphodiester phosphodiesterase, with amino-acid sequence MKYLKESVKNTWDFLVKTNVYFRDVLLMHGFILFVVIPLLSSSTKFILKRGAIHYLSYDNLGGIATQHPAVTFLLVVILLLILLLVFFEFTFLLLSVYFIEKKQPVSLKQLLRMTMIQLKKLRPSVFIFFLFYFLLILPIGGLSFNSDLLARIKIPAFIMDFIFTNRLLIISGFVLGYLVLIYIGIRLIFALPEMILRDRPFRDAFKESFLITKRRFFAIIGRFLFIGGAILLITGLSFTIVVGAQALIEEFFPDYALISAVFAMTLLQFFLLVNLVLSTVGIFYIIIDFMNDEGFLPEIPKWFYQESLPNPRLEGIKNTLLILIAVFFGVGVSLYNMDYLNQEITKIPLTISHRGVDDGNGVQNSLASLQKTSQSQHPDYVEMDIQMTSDHQFVVIHDFNLKNLGGVNQAPEKMTLAEIQKVTLKENDQTAKIPTFDSYLAEAKRLNQKLLVEIKTQQKDTAPIVQVFLKKYQNEIVSNHHMLQSLSFSIVESLKTQVPQLTVGYILPFNVVGPPITKADFLTMEYSTINHNFISSAKEDGKKVFVWTPNSSEDMSRMIFYEVDGIITDQMATLNQTIKDAQTKVTYSDKLLNFVIGVG
- a CDS encoding TVP38/TMEM64 family protein, whose protein sequence is MSIALSRKIINTISVIGILVSIALTIYFINLGVFKDINALRGLVGDSIILGPIIFILLQILQVVIPIIPGGISSAAGVLIFGPFAGFVYNYVGICIGSIIIFLLGRRYGKPFILSMISDKTYNKYIGWLDNQSRFEKLFALAIFLPVAPDDALCLMAGLTNISVKKYVWIILLAKPLSIFLYSMALIYGGSFLTGLLG
- a CDS encoding Nramp family divalent metal transporter, with protein sequence MSHKKEKLIEYANGPSLEEINNTVEVPKNASFFRTLLAYSGPGALVAVGYMDPGNWITSIAGGAEYKYALLSVILLSSLIAMLLQSMAAKLGIVTGRDLAQATREHTSKKTGFVLWIITELAIMATDIAEVIGGAVALQLLFGLPLIVGVLITTLDVLLLLLLTKLGFRKIEAIVAVLIAVIFMVFAYEVALAQPQLGEVLRGFIPDPKIATDKSMLLLALGIVGATVMPHNLYLHSSISQARKFDRNDEEEKARAIKFTTWDSNIQLTVAFVVNCLLLVLGGALFYGTNSDLGKFVDLYDALKDPSIVGNIASPLLSTLFAVALLASGQNSTITGTLSGQIVMEGFINLKMPLWMRRVVTRLLAIVPVIICVILYGGRESAVEDLLLYTQVFLSIALPISIIPLTIYTSDKKIMGRFANPTWMKILAWVIAIVLTVLNLFLIYSTLTGANG
- a CDS encoding universal stress protein, yielding MNTFKCILVAVDDSNDSKKAFEYALTYAMEHQASLTITTIFEINRLNVYEYLTPETIALHKQDTIAIAENYRKQALSKGVKEATVVVDEGTPATVILDKILPAVKPDLLICGSKSKPNHAPLVLGSQAALLAKGASCSVLIIR
- a CDS encoding threonine/serine exporter family protein; this encodes MILYGIHFFFSFISTVAFGIITNIPKRSLLATGLTGAIGWMVYWLLRQNAQGLGFSNFVAAIAIGCFSIFFSRRLKMPMIIFNIPSLVPLVPGGPAYQAIRELVLGDSAKSLDNLKIVIMTAGAIAAGFMITSLVETLVFKFNPSIKKR